In a genomic window of Desulfovibrio inopinatus DSM 10711:
- the treS gene encoding maltose alpha-D-glucosyltransferase codes for MTRNGVLVSDALWYKDAIIYEVHVKTFCDGNADGIGDFPGLIRKLDYLEHLGVTAIWLLPFYPSPLRDDGYDISDYRTVHPDYGTLADFKKLLREAHARGIRVITELVINHTSDQHAWFQKSRLAKPGSSWRNFYVWSDDPKKYSEARIIFKDFEHSNWSFDPVANAYYWHRFYHHQPDLNFDNPRVHAEVIKVLDYWFNLGVDGLRLDAVPYLYEREGTNCENLQETYAFLQKLRAHIDTHHQDKMLLAEANQWPEDSVKYFGSGDSCHMAFHFPLMPRMFMALEMENKYPVLDILDQTPRIPENCQWALFLRNHDELTLEMVTDEERDYMYSMYSKDPRARINLGIRRRLAPLLGNDRRKIELMNVLLFTMPGSPVLYYGDEIGMGDNYYLGDRDGVRTPMQWSSDKNAGFSATNPQRLYLPVIIDPEYHYESVNVETQERSSASLLWWMRRIIDLRRQCKSLGRGNLTFLPMEDAKILAYIRSSQEETILVVANLSRYSRMAEIDLNAYEGHTPEEIFGGSRFKAIDKTPYVLSLSPYGYYVFRLHSPDQKAMGTGLPVLEASSLEALLSDKTLRLGFEKRILPTYLKTQHWFGGRTRRIRRLSLSAWPRLLPDKNWFVLFIETVYDDGEPEIHILPLAQVPFEEDHNIGSIAQLNVNGTSTLLIDAVKDESFCLELLRLICERKKAGLPGHFFTGMSTERARRIFFGSNDLTPKVDADEQSNTTIRYGQHLILKMFRKTELGVHPDLEIVRFLTLQTKFTHVPAYAGSLECTVSEGGSVVLGLLEAFVPNQGELWQLMLDNVARFYERALALPSETELVFPRNANPYTLDLTILPEDIQALFAGDEQQGAQLLGRRTAQMHKALARDYGDASFTPEPFSQLYQRSLYQSMRNLGREQFRALKAKWPRLSEGVQNQAEIVIGLEPVLIERLRGIIRQKLRAQKTRIHGDLHLGQVLATGNDFVIFDFEGDPERRLSERRIKRSPLRDVAAMLRSFQFAAYHPFVERSVIREADIPYLTPFADMWYLAMGQAYLDGYLTEFGPSPILPEEREHIDSMLVAYLVEKALLEVGRYIKTKPEWLLIPLRGLIHLLDEED; via the coding sequence TCGTGGCATTCGAGTCATCACCGAACTCGTCATCAACCATACCTCCGATCAGCATGCGTGGTTTCAGAAATCGCGTTTGGCAAAACCGGGGTCAAGCTGGCGAAATTTCTACGTGTGGAGCGATGACCCCAAAAAATATAGTGAAGCACGCATCATTTTCAAAGACTTCGAGCATTCCAACTGGTCCTTTGACCCCGTAGCCAACGCCTATTATTGGCACCGTTTTTACCACCACCAACCCGACCTCAATTTTGATAACCCCCGAGTCCATGCTGAAGTCATCAAGGTTCTCGATTATTGGTTCAACCTTGGAGTGGATGGCTTACGTCTCGATGCGGTTCCGTATCTCTATGAACGGGAAGGAACCAATTGTGAGAATCTCCAGGAAACATACGCCTTCCTTCAAAAGTTACGGGCCCACATCGACACCCACCACCAGGATAAAATGCTCTTGGCCGAAGCCAATCAATGGCCAGAGGATTCTGTCAAGTATTTCGGCTCGGGCGATTCATGTCACATGGCCTTCCACTTCCCGCTTATGCCACGAATGTTCATGGCACTGGAAATGGAAAACAAGTACCCTGTACTTGATATCCTCGACCAAACACCGCGTATTCCGGAAAACTGTCAGTGGGCGCTCTTTCTCCGGAACCATGACGAACTCACCTTGGAAATGGTGACGGATGAAGAGCGGGATTATATGTACTCTATGTACTCCAAAGACCCCCGCGCCCGCATCAATCTTGGTATTCGTCGACGACTCGCCCCTCTTCTGGGAAATGATCGCCGTAAAATAGAGTTGATGAATGTGCTTCTGTTTACCATGCCTGGCTCCCCTGTGTTGTATTATGGGGATGAAATCGGCATGGGAGACAATTATTATCTTGGTGACCGTGATGGTGTTCGGACTCCTATGCAATGGAGCTCAGACAAAAACGCCGGATTTTCCGCGACCAACCCACAACGCCTCTATCTTCCCGTCATCATTGACCCGGAATATCATTATGAATCGGTCAACGTTGAAACCCAAGAGCGAAGCAGTGCCTCGCTGCTCTGGTGGATGCGTCGAATCATCGATCTGCGCCGGCAATGCAAATCGCTCGGTCGAGGCAATCTGACCTTTCTTCCCATGGAGGACGCCAAAATCCTGGCGTATATACGATCATCCCAGGAAGAAACGATTCTGGTTGTCGCCAACCTGTCTCGTTATTCCCGCATGGCGGAAATTGATCTCAATGCCTATGAAGGTCACACCCCCGAAGAGATTTTCGGCGGTTCTCGGTTCAAGGCGATCGACAAAACGCCGTATGTACTCAGTCTGTCACCGTATGGGTACTATGTCTTCCGACTCCACTCGCCGGATCAAAAAGCCATGGGGACCGGTCTGCCGGTGCTGGAAGCCTCTTCACTGGAAGCTCTTCTGTCCGATAAAACCCTGCGTCTCGGGTTCGAAAAACGTATCTTGCCAACCTACCTCAAAACGCAACATTGGTTCGGAGGACGGACTCGACGTATTCGGCGGCTTTCTCTGTCGGCGTGGCCCCGGTTGCTACCGGACAAGAACTGGTTTGTGCTCTTCATTGAGACCGTCTACGATGATGGAGAGCCGGAAATCCATATCTTACCGCTTGCCCAGGTCCCGTTTGAAGAAGATCACAACATCGGATCCATTGCGCAGCTCAATGTTAACGGGACATCAACGCTCCTCATTGACGCCGTCAAAGACGAAAGCTTCTGTCTTGAACTTCTCCGTCTTATCTGCGAACGAAAAAAAGCTGGACTGCCGGGACACTTCTTTACGGGAATGTCTACCGAGCGTGCCCGACGTATCTTTTTCGGATCGAACGACCTCACACCGAAAGTCGATGCGGATGAACAAAGCAACACAACCATTCGCTATGGTCAGCATCTTATCCTCAAAATGTTTCGCAAAACCGAACTCGGCGTCCACCCGGACTTGGAGATTGTCCGCTTTCTGACACTCCAAACAAAATTTACGCACGTTCCCGCCTATGCGGGATCGTTGGAATGTACAGTATCTGAAGGCGGCTCCGTTGTTCTTGGCTTGCTTGAGGCGTTTGTTCCGAACCAGGGAGAGCTCTGGCAACTCATGCTTGATAATGTGGCCCGTTTTTATGAACGCGCTTTGGCCTTACCGAGTGAAACGGAATTGGTGTTTCCTCGAAATGCCAATCCCTATACTTTGGATCTCACGATTCTTCCGGAAGATATTCAGGCTCTGTTCGCCGGCGACGAACAACAGGGGGCACAACTTCTTGGTCGAAGAACGGCGCAAATGCACAAAGCCCTGGCCAGAGATTACGGTGATGCTTCCTTTACGCCCGAACCATTCTCCCAGCTCTACCAGCGTTCACTGTATCAATCGATGCGTAACCTTGGACGAGAACAGTTCCGCGCACTCAAAGCAAAGTGGCCCCGCCTGAGTGAAGGTGTACAGAACCAGGCTGAAATCGTCATCGGTCTCGAACCTGTCCTTATCGAACGTCTGCGCGGCATCATTCGTCAGAAGTTACGAGCACAAAAAACGCGCATTCATGGTGATCTCCATCTTGGCCAAGTTTTGGCGACGGGGAATGACTTTGTCATCTTTGACTTCGAAGGCGATCCCGAACGGCGACTCTCCGAGCGCCGCATCAAGCGTTCACCATTACGCGATGTGGCCGCCATGCTCAGGTCGTTCCAGTTTGCCGCCTACCATCCGTTTGTCGAACGTTCGGTTATCCGAGAAGCCGATATCCCCTATCTGACCCCGTTTGCCGACATGTGGTACTTGGCAATGGGACAGGCTTATCTTGATGGGTATCTCACGGAATTCGGCCCGAGTCCTATTCTGCCTGAAGAGCGTGAACATATTGACAGCATGCTTGTTGCGTACTTGGTGGAAAAAGCCCTGCTTGAAGTCGGACGGTACATCAAAACCAAACCGGAATGGCTCCTTATTCCACTGCGTGGTCTGATCCACCTGCTTGATGAAGAAGATTAG